One Nocardia sp. BMG111209 DNA segment encodes these proteins:
- a CDS encoding DUF742 domain-containing protein, producing MTHFGEPWYDDEAGPLVRPYAVTRGRTLGSGRELDMLTVVLTKRTGPPLRRPEPEYPEILRLCRGPLSVAEVSAMLRLPLAVTKILVGDLIGDGHLDFRPPARTGAGPADLTTLRAVLDGIRRL from the coding sequence ATGACCCATTTCGGTGAACCGTGGTACGACGACGAGGCGGGTCCGCTGGTCCGCCCGTACGCGGTCACGCGCGGCCGTACCCTCGGCTCCGGCCGGGAACTGGACATGCTGACGGTGGTGCTGACGAAGCGGACGGGCCCGCCGCTGCGGCGGCCCGAGCCCGAATATCCGGAAATTCTGCGGCTGTGCCGGGGGCCGCTGTCGGTGGCCGAGGTGTCGGCGATGCTGCGATTGCCGTTGGCGGTGACCAAGATCCTCGTCGGGGATCTGATCGGCGACGGACATCTGGACTTCCGCCCGCCCGCCCGCACCGGCGCGGGTCCCGCCGATCTGACGACGCTGCGCGCGGTACTCGACGGAATCCGGCGGCTGTAG
- a CDS encoding TIGR03620 family F420-dependent LLM class oxidoreductase, translated as MTETSRLETTHLAETRERLGKVGVWILNAVTATAPAAVQRREVARIERLGYGSVWTGESYGRDIFALLGIWLAATERIVVGSGVANLWSRPGSTMRAGADTLAEAYPGRFALGIGHGYVTRPTVGGRDFSRPLARSREYLDEMDSAPLERGDSGAIVRATWPRLLGANGPRMTALAGERADGTLPFAGPVAATRRAREILGPGKLVIPEQHVVVDTDPARARETAFAARAAALAAAQRAGVDPLDSPYNRQLLRLGYGEKEIRESSPRVIDAIIAYGDGDAIAARIHEHLDAGADHVLLYIQGAADMTTTVDRLEAIAARMPF; from the coding sequence ATGACCGAGACCAGTCGCCTCGAAACCACCCACCTCGCCGAAACCCGGGAACGGCTCGGGAAGGTGGGGGTATGGATCCTCAACGCGGTCACCGCCACGGCTCCGGCGGCCGTACAGCGCCGCGAGGTGGCCCGCATCGAACGCCTGGGGTACGGCTCGGTCTGGACCGGTGAGTCCTACGGGCGGGACATCTTCGCCCTGCTGGGCATCTGGCTGGCCGCGACCGAGCGGATCGTGGTCGGATCCGGCGTCGCCAATCTGTGGAGCCGGCCGGGCAGCACCATGCGCGCCGGCGCGGACACGCTCGCCGAGGCGTATCCGGGCCGGTTCGCCCTCGGTATCGGCCACGGATACGTCACGCGGCCGACGGTCGGCGGGCGCGATTTCTCCCGGCCGCTGGCGCGCAGCCGGGAATATCTCGACGAGATGGACTCCGCACCGCTCGAGCGCGGCGACTCCGGCGCGATCGTGCGGGCCACCTGGCCCCGGTTGCTCGGCGCCAACGGCCCGCGGATGACGGCGCTGGCGGGCGAACGGGCCGACGGCACACTGCCGTTCGCGGGACCGGTGGCCGCCACGCGCCGGGCCCGGGAGATTCTCGGGCCCGGGAAATTGGTCATCCCCGAGCAGCACGTCGTCGTCGACACCGACCCCGCGCGGGCCCGGGAGACCGCATTCGCCGCCCGCGCCGCGGCGCTGGCCGCGGCCCAGCGGGCCGGCGTGGATCCGCTCGATTCCCCCTACAACCGCCAGCTACTGCGACTCGGCTACGGCGAGAAGGAGATTCGGGAGAGCAGCCCGCGGGTGATCGACGCGATCATCGCCTACGGCGACGGCGACGCCATCGCCGCGCGTATCCACGAACATCTCGACGCCGGGGCCGACCACGTCCTGCTCTACATCCAGGGCGCCGCCGACATGACGACGACGGTCGACCGTCTCGAGGCGATCGCGGCCCGGATGCCGTTCTGA
- a CDS encoding roadblock/LC7 domain-containing protein: MTSSDAGELNWLLDDLVERLADVRFAVVHSTDGLLLGRCSSLNREDAEHFSAMSSTLYGLARSAGHRFDGGGVRQAVIELDRAVLFVTSAGTNACIALQASVNANIGMVAYEMNLTVSRVGAHLSADARNGRSEHAEPRRP, encoded by the coding sequence GTGACTTCTTCCGACGCAGGTGAGCTCAACTGGCTGCTCGACGATCTCGTCGAGCGTCTGGCGGATGTCCGGTTCGCGGTGGTGCATTCCACCGACGGCCTGCTGCTGGGCCGCTGCTCATCACTGAATCGCGAAGACGCGGAACACTTCTCGGCGATGTCGTCGACGCTGTACGGCCTGGCGCGCAGTGCCGGCCACCGGTTCGACGGCGGTGGGGTGCGGCAGGCGGTGATCGAGCTGGACCGGGCCGTCCTCTTCGTCACCTCCGCCGGCACGAACGCGTGTATCGCGCTGCAGGCCAGCGTGAACGCCAATATCGGTATGGTGGCCTACGAGATGAACCTGACGGTGTCGCGGGTCGGCGCGCATCTGTCGGCCGATGCCCGCAACGGACGGTCCGAGCACGCGGAGCCCCGGAGGCCATGA
- a CDS encoding TetR/AcrR family transcriptional regulator, translated as MTASDPNPSPRRTDARRNRLALIAAAAEVFAAQGANAALDTIARAAGVGNATMYRHFPTRDAMIEAVLAERYRELATHAEELAHAEAADTALFTWLAEFVAYIQTFRGLSELVLATLRDHDSALYASCKAMRTSAAELLTRAQRTGAVRADIDASDLFTHAAGIAWAAQHTPTGDPDRTARLLGVLADGLRHPESRSPQPHSTFVP; from the coding sequence ATGACCGCATCCGACCCGAATCCATCGCCCCGCCGCACCGATGCGCGGCGCAACCGACTGGCACTCATCGCCGCCGCCGCCGAGGTGTTCGCCGCCCAGGGCGCGAACGCCGCGCTGGACACCATCGCGCGCGCGGCCGGGGTCGGCAACGCCACGATGTACCGCCACTTCCCCACCCGTGACGCCATGATCGAGGCGGTCCTCGCCGAGCGCTACCGCGAACTGGCCACGCACGCCGAGGAACTCGCGCACGCCGAGGCCGCCGATACCGCGCTGTTCACCTGGCTGGCCGAATTCGTCGCCTACATCCAGACGTTCCGCGGATTGTCCGAACTCGTGCTGGCCACCCTGCGCGACCACGACTCGGCGCTGTACGCCTCGTGTAAAGCCATGCGTACCAGCGCGGCCGAGCTGCTCACCCGCGCGCAGCGAACCGGCGCCGTCCGGGCCGATATCGACGCCTCGGATCTGTTCACCCACGCCGCCGGAATAGCCTGGGCCGCCCAGCACACCCCCACCGGCGATCCGGACCGCACCGCGCGCCTGCTCGGCGTGCTGGCCGACGGCCTGCGCCACCCCGAAAGCCGCTCCCCGCAACCACATTCGACATTCGTCCCATGA
- a CDS encoding nitrate- and nitrite sensing domain-containing protein, translated as MFKPRIGVRTRILVIAFVPSVALLGIGAGTAGYLYVESRNAHDWLAVLSRTTGMGAPLVDSFQQERMQSLWHETGQGDPAALAQARTEVDQSLRAVAPIQQMANANAYGKRNYASDGFNQLTTALPQLRGAIDADAMPIDNVYNIFNQVLDGIVTSSDAVVKDAPNTATSLQMVTGLRVLMTLESLSRSIALTGVVLNGETLSPALLADYRNQVGFYRTELPRLATQMSQSDAAVVKSIIASPSWQQLGAMEDYALRLPTTKSGAVLPPPVPLADWHSAGTDIGNRVLELWKAGSVQSNRAALDAVNRTSNNAALAGGGALAIAVAAFLIALVLANRLIGRLQLLRTQTLALAEEQLPNVTRRLAAGEQLNTETLSATLDFGTDEVGQVARAFTQAHNAAVDAAVTETRTREGVRAVFLNIAHRSQIVVHRLLEILDEAESRQEDPAMLDTLFRMDHLATRERRNAENLIILGGGQPGRQWRRPVPLVELVRSAVGETLDYARVQTARMPDTHVIGAVVADLIHLLAELVDNATAFSPPESRVSVTGAVVGRGVVVEISDQGMGMQVADMQRANEMLSNPPDFGVGSLSEDSRLGLFVVAQLAGRHGISVRLSESDYGGVRAIVLIPTTLVAAADSRVDHLPDRFTRIPDPPRTGEFPSLAGADRPAAPLTAGARPQAPYPLARNDSAPMRTGFATRPPLPHRSKQANLAPELSREWTSETTAPDQHTAEQTRDLFTAIDSGTRQGRGEISAPPAGEQDGEGDFFRRR; from the coding sequence ATGTTCAAGCCGCGTATCGGTGTCCGTACCCGCATACTCGTGATCGCGTTCGTGCCGAGTGTGGCGCTCCTCGGCATCGGCGCCGGCACCGCCGGATATCTGTACGTGGAGAGCCGGAACGCGCACGACTGGCTGGCCGTGCTGTCGCGCACCACCGGGATGGGCGCGCCGCTGGTGGACTCGTTCCAGCAGGAACGCATGCAGTCCCTCTGGCACGAGACGGGACAGGGCGATCCGGCCGCGCTGGCGCAGGCCCGGACCGAAGTGGACCAGTCGCTGCGGGCGGTGGCGCCGATCCAGCAGATGGCCAACGCCAACGCCTACGGCAAACGCAACTACGCCTCCGACGGTTTCAATCAGCTCACCACCGCACTGCCACAGCTGCGCGGCGCGATCGATGCCGATGCGATGCCGATCGACAACGTGTACAACATCTTCAATCAGGTGCTCGACGGCATCGTCACCAGTAGCGACGCGGTGGTGAAGGACGCCCCCAACACCGCGACCAGCCTGCAGATGGTGACCGGGTTGCGCGTGCTGATGACCCTCGAGAGCCTGTCCCGCAGCATCGCGCTGACCGGCGTCGTCCTCAACGGCGAAACCCTCTCCCCCGCACTGCTGGCCGACTACCGCAACCAGGTCGGTTTCTACCGCACCGAACTGCCGCGCCTGGCCACCCAGATGTCGCAGTCCGACGCCGCGGTCGTCAAGTCGATCATCGCGTCGCCGTCCTGGCAGCAGCTCGGGGCCATGGAGGATTACGCGCTGCGCCTGCCGACGACGAAATCCGGTGCGGTACTGCCCCCTCCGGTCCCGCTGGCGGATTGGCACTCGGCCGGCACCGATATCGGCAACCGAGTGCTCGAGCTGTGGAAGGCCGGAAGTGTGCAGAGCAACCGGGCCGCACTGGACGCGGTGAACCGGACCTCCAACAACGCGGCGCTGGCCGGCGGTGGCGCGCTGGCGATCGCGGTGGCCGCCTTCCTGATCGCGCTGGTGCTGGCCAATCGCCTCATCGGCCGGCTGCAACTGTTGCGGACCCAGACGCTGGCCCTGGCGGAGGAGCAGTTGCCCAACGTCACCCGCCGGCTGGCCGCGGGCGAGCAACTGAACACCGAGACCTTGTCCGCGACCCTGGATTTCGGCACCGACGAGGTGGGACAGGTCGCGCGCGCCTTCACCCAGGCGCACAACGCGGCGGTCGACGCGGCGGTCACCGAGACCCGCACCCGTGAGGGTGTGCGGGCGGTGTTCCTGAACATCGCGCACCGCAGCCAGATCGTGGTGCACCGCCTGCTGGAGATCCTCGACGAGGCCGAGTCGCGGCAGGAGGATCCGGCCATGCTGGACACCCTGTTCCGGATGGATCACCTCGCCACCCGCGAGCGCCGCAACGCCGAGAACCTCATCATCCTCGGCGGCGGGCAGCCCGGCCGGCAGTGGCGGCGGCCGGTGCCGCTGGTCGAACTGGTCCGCAGCGCGGTCGGCGAAACCCTCGACTACGCCCGGGTGCAGACCGCCCGGATGCCGGACACGCATGTGATCGGCGCCGTGGTGGCCGACCTCATCCATCTGCTGGCGGAACTCGTCGACAACGCCACCGCCTTCTCCCCGCCGGAATCCCGGGTCTCCGTGACCGGCGCGGTCGTCGGCCGCGGAGTCGTGGTCGAGATCTCCGATCAGGGTATGGGCATGCAGGTCGCGGATATGCAGCGGGCGAACGAGATGCTGAGCAACCCACCGGATTTCGGTGTCGGATCGCTGTCGGAGGATTCCCGGCTCGGGCTGTTCGTGGTGGCCCAGCTGGCCGGTCGGCACGGTATCTCCGTGCGGCTGAGCGAATCCGATTACGGCGGGGTCCGGGCCATCGTGCTGATCCCCACCACACTGGTGGCCGCCGCCGACAGCCGGGTCGACCATCTGCCGGACCGGTTCACCCGGATTCCGGACCCGCCCCGGACCGGCGAATTCCCCTCCCTGGCCGGTGCGGACCGGCCGGCCGCCCCGCTGACCGCCGGTGCCCGGCCGCAGGCGCCGTACCCGTTGGCGCGCAACGACTCCGCGCCCATGCGGACCGGCTTCGCGACCCGGCCGCCGTTGCCGCACCGCAGCAAGCAGGCCAATCTCGCACCGGAACTGTCGCGCGAGTGGACCTCGGAAACCACCGCACCCGATCAGCACACAGCGGAACAGACCCGAGATCTGTTCACCGCCATCGACAGTGGCACACGGCAGGGCCGCGGGGAGATCTCGGCGCCCCCCGCCGGAGAACAGGATGGCGAAGGTGACTTCTTCCGACGCAGGTGA
- a CDS encoding DinB family protein, with protein MMTPTRTTGTERELLESTLDWARADLVDTVRGLSDLDARRRLVPSLTTPLALIKHATFAQRMWFQRTLGRLDEAECDGPLWEHRGFEVDADETVAGVIAGFENASARARSIAAGIDLDETREHPRMGVVSLRWIYLFMIAEFARHAGHGDILREQIEAAGPEVSGRSQ; from the coding sequence ATGATGACTCCGACCCGCACCACCGGCACCGAACGAGAACTGCTCGAGAGCACCCTCGACTGGGCGCGCGCCGATCTCGTCGACACGGTGCGCGGACTGTCCGACCTCGACGCCCGGCGCCGGCTGGTGCCCTCGCTCACCACTCCCCTCGCGCTGATCAAACACGCCACCTTCGCGCAGCGAATGTGGTTCCAGCGCACGCTCGGACGGCTCGACGAAGCCGAATGCGACGGTCCGCTGTGGGAGCATCGCGGTTTCGAGGTCGATGCCGACGAGACCGTGGCCGGGGTGATCGCGGGATTCGAGAACGCCAGTGCGCGAGCCAGGTCCATCGCGGCCGGCATCGATCTGGACGAGACCCGCGAGCATCCGCGGATGGGGGTCGTCAGCCTGCGGTGGATCTATCTGTTCATGATCGCGGAATTCGCCCGGCACGCTGGGCACGGCGACATCCTGCGCGAGCAGATCGAGGCCGCGGGCCCGGAGGTATCGGGGAGGTCACAGTAA